A region of Argentina anserina chromosome 5, drPotAnse1.1, whole genome shotgun sequence DNA encodes the following proteins:
- the LOC126795195 gene encoding uncharacterized protein LOC126795195: MVSDSITNASIPSAPTINNKTAARDLGKKKRARSAKLKQCKLDVRREQWLSSGAVKNKDGREEQHGGVQGRRERSSPRSLEEMGPGEGESVGSNHQHHHHHDSELDSNSPSSFNSSVLGGHDSETFTGSSSSSSSSGDCFSGNITEEDEDDGCLDDWEAVADALAADEKPKNQPLEPPQEHEAVAKVVPARQVVENSKPQCERAMPKAWRPDDAYRPQSLPNLAKQIGLPNSSRKGFGGGNPWACNSVVSPPSSCPICYEDLDLTDTSFLPCLCGFRLCLFCHKRILEGDGRCPGCRKPYESIHGGSLTFRLPHSCSMITGS, from the exons ATGGTTTCTGATTCGATCACCAACGCCTCCATTCCTTCCGCCCCAACTATCAACAACAAAACCGCCGCCCGGGATTTGGGCAAGAAGAAGAGG GCCAGGTCAGCCAAATTGAAGCAGTGCAAGCTCGACGTTCGCCGTGAGCAGTGGCTCTCTTCAG GTGCGGTGAAGAACAAGGACGGCAGGGAGGAGCAGCACGGCGGCGTTCAGGGCCGCCGAGAGCGTAGTAGCCCTCGGTCCTTGGAGGAAATGGGGCCGGGCGAAGGAGAGAGCGTCGGATCGAACCACcagcaccaccaccaccatgacAGCGAATTGGACTCGAACAGTCCGTCGAGCTTCAACAGTAGTGTGCTGGGCGGCCATGATTCGGAGACTTTCACCGGGTCCAGCAGCAGCAGTAGCAGCAGCGGTGATTGTTTCTCTGGGAATATTACGGAggaggatgaggatgatgGCTGCCTGGATGATTGGGAGGCCGTGGCGGACGCGTTGGCGGCCGATGAGAAGCCGAAGAATCAGCCCTTGGAGCCGCCCCAGGAGCATGAGGCGGTTGCGAAAGTGGTTCCTGCTCGTCAGGTGGTAGAGAATTCGAAGCCTCAGTGTGAGAGAGCTATGCCGAAAGCTTGGAGGCCGGATGATGCGTATCGCCCCCAGAGTCTGCCTAATTTGGCTAAGCAGATCGGCTTGCCGAATTCCAGCAGGAAAGGATTTGGTGGTGGTAATCCGTGGGCCTGTAACAGTGTGGTGTCTCCGCCGTCCTCGTGTCCTATATGCTATGAAGATTTGGATTTGACAGACACCAGCTTTTTGCCGTGCTTGTGTGGATTCAGGCTGTGTCTTTTTTGCCACAAGAGGATTCTTGAGGGGGATGGTCGCTGTCCCGGCTGCAGGAAGCCTTATGAGAGTATCCATGGAGGTAGTCTTACATTCCGGTTGCCTCACTCGTGTAGCATGATCACAGGGTCTTAA
- the LOC126793859 gene encoding B3 domain-containing protein At1g05920-like, with the protein MGEEDIVITLEAVQELKRKVIPNKKLHLFDELLLVAAVYSNKEDEVIQALRERSKSQESGESTSSAVESLRKLNADRVIRKRWDESNDVHSDLRPELKKKNLDYFDSKDDHDHGDLGDKRDMVIFTSEKDEDAVRTDYIRKNEDDDDDDDDDDDRPLTKRKREEKGKGLMTRYYSPPSSHPQQLSQGYIRKKNSESHKKFFNSNDGDHSDLRNKKKTVSFKGKKQSYSAFESQRNNGIEPRKRSYENDAGDTDWDFDSKESKNKGKALIHHRETKRRKHNSPPNIVHRDLPGSVKRKIETMGGDGDKAQLVFQKELYISDIKKQQNRLSMPINQLLRNFLEPHEVKRLENTAEFMDITIIDPMGEEESLHFKKWKYKETSVSSVKSYVLINRWAHVANKNRLKQGDLIQVWSFRDIRNNLHLAVVKRDENCDGGAAGFGSSSSNAANANASVVRGEGSSNANSSSGEGSSGDHDKEDGITVGVLVEESRSKVSSEKSMEDVD; encoded by the coding sequence ATGGGGGAGGAGGATATAGTTATCACCCTTGAAGCTGTGCAAGAGCTTAAGCGCAAGGTAATTCCTAATAAGAAGTTACACCTTTTTGATGAATTGCTTTTGGTTGCTGCTGTTTATAGCAACAAGGAAGATGAAGTGATACAAGCCTTAAGAGAGCGCAGCAAGTCCCAAGAAAGTGGTGAGAGTACGAGTTCCGCTGTTGAATCTCTGAGAAAGCTTAATGCTGATAGAGTAATCCGCAAGAGGTGGGACGAGAGTAATGATGTTCATAGTGATCTTCGTCCggaattgaagaagaagaacttgGATTACTTTGACTCTAAGGATGATCATGATCATGGTGATCTGGGCGACAAGAGAGACATGGTTATCTTCACCTCcgagaaagatgaagatgcTGTTCGTACTGACTATATAAGAAAAAATGAGgatgacgacgacgacgacgacgacgatgaTGATCGGCCTTTGACAAAGAGAAAGCGCGAGGAGAAGGGCAAGGGCTTGATGACAAGATATTACTCACCACCAAGTAGCCATCCTCAACAATTGTCTCAAGGGTACATCAGAAAGAAGAACTCAGAGTCTCATAAGAAGTTTTTCAACTCCAACGATGGCGATCATAGTGATTTacgtaacaaaaaaaagacgGTTTCCTTCAAAGGCAAAAAACAGAGCTACTCTGCCTTTGAATCTCAAAGAAATAATGGTATAGAACCACGTAAAAGGAGTTATGAGAATGATGCAGGAGATACCGACTGGGATTTCGACTCCAAGGAGAGCAAGAATAAGGGCAAGGCTCTGATACATCATAGGGAGACGAAGAGGCGAAAACATAACTCACCGCCAAATATTGTTCATCGAGATTTGCCTGGAAGTGTCAAGAGAAAAATTGAAACTATGGGAGGGGATGGTGATAAAGCGCAGTTGGTGTTTCAAAAGGAATTGTACATTTCGGACATAAAGAAGCAGCAAAACCGGCTGTCAATGCCTATAAACCAACTCCTACGCAATTTCTTGGAGCCCCATGAAGTGAAAAGGCTTGAAAATACAGCAGAATTCATGGACATCACAATTATTGATCCCATGGGCGAAGAGGAATCGCTGCACTTCAAGAAGTGGAAGTATAAGGAAACTAGCGTGTCGAGTGTCAAATCGTATGTTTTGATAAATCGATGGGCACATGTTGCCAACAAAAACCGTCTCAAACAGGGTGACCTGATCCAAGTTTGGTCATTCCGGGACATCAGGAACAACCTTCACTTGGCTGTTGTCAAGAGGGATGAGAATTGTGACGGCGGCGCCGCTGGCTTcggtagtagtagtagtaatGCAGCTAATGCTAATGCTAGTGTTGTTCGTGGAGAAGGTAGCAGCAATGCTAATTCTAGTTCTGGTGAAGGTAGTTCTGGAGATCATGACAAGGAAGATGGTATAACAGTGGGGGTACTAGTTGAGGAAAGCAGAAGCAAAGTGAGCTCTGAGAAATCCATGGAAGATGTTGATTAA